A single region of the Streptomyces sp. NBC_01262 genome encodes:
- a CDS encoding sporulation protein: MHRRTFLTGTGAAGIAVAVPPRTDAAGDHTGGKVPVPAAARRMPRVGSGDVAALCDAAEAVRHADSRYGGGSEDSQSAASLLVSEAAPLLGGDCTPVVERALCSVAAEIARLAGWAAFDIGRHRIARGYFRQALYLAQAGGDEPLGAYVLATMALQAMLGGQAADALDMTAGADRKAERAPRVRAFVCLVEARAHARQGAHRAASAALAASEVLLDRAAAGAGHDPRWIDFFTPARLAADATEIYRDLRNPRSCFFWDAQAAVMAPSDFTRSVGMRLAVVGSARVQAGDLDQALALGHRSADILNGVDSRRAQDYLRTLAAALSPWHGDPAVRTFLARIRPVPGIVPGDSGVPGRA; this comes from the coding sequence ATGCACCGACGCACATTTCTCACCGGCACCGGCGCGGCCGGTATTGCCGTGGCCGTACCACCGCGGACCGACGCCGCCGGTGATCACACCGGGGGCAAGGTCCCGGTGCCGGCCGCCGCACGCCGCATGCCGAGGGTCGGCAGTGGCGACGTGGCGGCGCTGTGTGACGCTGCCGAGGCCGTCCGGCACGCCGACTCGCGCTACGGCGGCGGCAGTGAGGATTCCCAGTCGGCCGCCTCGCTGCTCGTGTCGGAGGCGGCTCCTCTGCTCGGCGGCGACTGCACGCCCGTCGTCGAGCGTGCCCTGTGTTCCGTGGCCGCTGAAATCGCGCGGCTGGCCGGATGGGCGGCCTTCGACATAGGTCGTCACCGCATCGCACGCGGCTACTTCCGGCAGGCTCTGTACCTGGCCCAGGCGGGCGGCGACGAGCCTCTGGGCGCTTACGTCCTGGCGACCATGGCGTTGCAGGCCATGTTGGGCGGCCAGGCGGCGGACGCGCTGGACATGACCGCTGGCGCGGACCGCAAGGCAGAACGGGCGCCGCGGGTGAGGGCGTTCGTGTGTCTGGTCGAGGCGCGCGCCCATGCCCGGCAGGGCGCTCACCGGGCCGCCTCGGCCGCACTCGCGGCCTCCGAGGTTCTTCTGGACCGGGCCGCCGCCGGAGCCGGGCACGATCCCCGGTGGATCGACTTCTTCACTCCCGCGCGGCTGGCCGCGGACGCCACCGAGATCTACCGGGACCTTCGGAATCCGCGCTCATGCTTTTTCTGGGACGCGCAGGCCGCCGTTATGGCCCCCAGTGACTTCACCCGCTCGGTCGGCATGCGGCTGGCGGTCGTCGGCTCCGCCCGCGTTCAGGCCGGGGATCTCGATCAGGCACTGGCGCTGGGCCACCGCTCCGCGGATATCCTCAACGGCGTCGACTCCCGACGAGCACAGGACTATCTGCGCACCCTCGCCGCCGCCCTCTCTCCCTGGCACGGCGATCCCGCAGTCCGGACCTTCCTTGCCCGCATCCGCCCGGTCCCGGGCATCGTTCCGGGGGACAGCGGCGTACCCGGCAGGGCCTAG
- a CDS encoding alpha/beta fold hydrolase: MSRPPSLTLPQHARAYRMKTARGSFAVLDCPPCHGTDPLGTVLMVPGFIGSKEDFMPLLGPLSAAGYRGVAVDGRGQYESGGPADEGAYAQLELAADVVAQTVALGDGPVHLLGHSTGGLTARAAVLHTWPSAQPWASLTLMSSGPAAIEEGQQARIRLLGEVLPILGKEAVWREMQKLEERAEAPPEVAAFLHRRWVTTRDAQLLATGRQLIDEPDRVAELAAVPLPILVLSGTSDYAWPVPWQDDMARRLAARRVVIPGCDHSPSVEDPGATAQALVAFWRSVAAELEEVALAAP; this comes from the coding sequence ATGAGCCGACCGCCGAGTCTCACACTCCCTCAGCACGCCCGTGCGTACCGCATGAAAACGGCCCGCGGCTCCTTCGCGGTCCTCGATTGCCCGCCCTGCCACGGCACGGACCCGCTCGGCACGGTACTGATGGTGCCCGGGTTCATCGGCAGCAAGGAGGACTTCATGCCGCTGCTCGGGCCGCTGTCCGCCGCAGGGTACCGAGGGGTCGCGGTCGACGGCCGGGGGCAGTACGAAAGCGGTGGGCCCGCTGACGAAGGTGCTTACGCACAGCTGGAGTTGGCAGCCGACGTGGTGGCCCAGACCGTTGCGCTCGGCGACGGGCCTGTCCATCTGCTCGGCCATTCGACGGGCGGCCTGACGGCGCGGGCGGCCGTACTGCACACCTGGCCCTCCGCGCAGCCCTGGGCGTCGCTCACCCTGATGAGTTCGGGCCCCGCAGCGATCGAGGAAGGACAGCAGGCCCGGATCAGGTTGCTCGGCGAGGTCCTCCCGATCCTGGGGAAGGAGGCGGTCTGGCGGGAAATGCAGAAGCTGGAGGAACGAGCCGAGGCGCCGCCAGAGGTGGCAGCCTTCCTCCACCGCCGCTGGGTGACCACCAGGGACGCCCAGTTGCTCGCCACCGGCCGTCAACTCATCGACGAGCCCGACAGGGTGGCCGAACTTGCCGCAGTGCCGCTGCCCATCCTCGTCCTCTCCGGCACCTCGGACTACGCCTGGCCCGTCCCATGGCAGGACGACATGGCGCGGCGCCTGGCGGCCCGCCGAGTCGTGATCCCGGGCTGCGACCACTCACCCAGTGTCGAGGACCCGGGCGCGACCGCCCAGGCCCTTGTCGCATTCTGGCGGTCCGTAGCTGCCGAACTCGAAGAGGTCGCTCTCGCCGCTCCTTGA
- a CDS encoding DUF1996 domain-containing protein, with protein sequence MSHAVPGLYRRRIIIASAVAGAVCAVAIVGNAMAGQSSTTNATTKSATNAAGQQIVCPAVAPSLPAIPASAKAEVDRNLALLDTQIAEANQRLISTQGQGGANFVNNAILGPLKDKRVSTIDRIAIAIGRTAAKPAGLDSLAACSLSTASASANPSAVASSPAASASASATNAAGQGQNQAGGVNRTNGPQVADFVDITKVAPNVLQKPQVQAAGSKGTFTSRCGVNKQGQHNSDNVIVAPGVVNGAHHIHDYVGNKDVSGASTNESLIAQGTSCTNGDQSAYYWPVVRDLTKVGADANLAQGGGGEGNIGAILVPTSATITYKGNASSKVTAMPQFLRIITGDAKTLTNGLGNANAHWSCTGFESRVQLTEQYPLCPSGSKVVRTFEFQSCWDGKNIDSANHRSHVAFPDKASDVCPVGFVAIPKLTMRLTYKVPAGPNYAVDGFVEQQHKASTDHDDFIEVMSAKLASKVASCINSAKRC encoded by the coding sequence ATGTCGCACGCCGTTCCGGGCCTGTATCGCCGGCGGATCATCATTGCCAGCGCAGTCGCAGGCGCAGTGTGCGCCGTCGCGATAGTGGGCAACGCCATGGCGGGCCAGAGCTCGACCACCAACGCGACCACGAAGTCGGCCACAAACGCGGCGGGCCAGCAGATCGTCTGCCCGGCCGTCGCACCCTCGCTGCCGGCGATCCCGGCCTCGGCCAAGGCCGAGGTGGACCGCAATCTCGCGCTGCTGGATACGCAGATCGCCGAGGCCAACCAGAGGCTCATCAGCACTCAGGGCCAAGGTGGCGCGAACTTCGTCAACAACGCCATCCTCGGCCCGCTGAAGGACAAGCGGGTCTCCACCATCGACCGGATCGCCATCGCGATCGGCCGCACCGCGGCCAAGCCGGCCGGGCTGGACTCTCTCGCCGCGTGCAGCCTGTCCACGGCGAGCGCCTCGGCGAATCCGTCGGCCGTCGCCTCTTCCCCGGCCGCGTCCGCGTCCGCTTCCGCGACCAACGCGGCGGGCCAGGGCCAGAACCAGGCAGGGGGCGTGAACCGCACGAACGGCCCGCAGGTGGCCGACTTCGTCGACATCACCAAGGTCGCGCCGAACGTGCTGCAGAAGCCCCAGGTCCAGGCCGCCGGCTCCAAGGGCACCTTCACCTCACGCTGTGGTGTGAACAAGCAGGGCCAGCACAACTCCGACAACGTGATCGTGGCCCCGGGTGTCGTCAACGGCGCCCACCACATCCACGACTACGTCGGCAACAAGGACGTCAGCGGCGCCTCGACCAACGAGTCGCTGATCGCCCAGGGCACCTCGTGCACCAACGGCGACCAGTCCGCCTACTACTGGCCTGTCGTCCGTGACCTCACCAAGGTCGGCGCCGACGCGAACCTGGCCCAGGGCGGCGGTGGCGAGGGCAACATCGGCGCGATCCTCGTGCCCACCAGCGCCACCATCACCTACAAGGGCAACGCGTCCTCCAAGGTGACCGCGATGCCGCAGTTCCTGCGGATCATCACCGGTGACGCCAAGACGCTCACGAACGGCCTCGGCAACGCCAACGCCCACTGGAGCTGCACCGGCTTCGAGAGCAGGGTCCAGCTCACCGAGCAGTACCCGCTCTGCCCCAGCGGCAGCAAGGTCGTCCGTACCTTCGAGTTCCAGAGCTGCTGGGACGGCAAGAACATCGACAGCGCCAACCACCGCAGCCACGTCGCCTTCCCCGACAAGGCCTCGGACGTCTGCCCGGTCGGTTTCGTCGCCATCCCGAAGCTGACGATGCGCCTCACCTACAAGGTGCCGGCCGGCCCGAACTACGCGGTTGACGGCTTCGTGGAGCAGCAGCACAAGGCGAGCACCGACCACGACGACTTCATCGAGGTCATGAGCGCCAAGCTGGCGAGCAAGGTCGCGAGCTGCATCAACAGCGCCAAGCGCTGCTGA
- a CDS encoding VOC family protein, producing MTPRIAVIELVVADMAASLAFYRRLGLDIPAEADTEPHVEAQLPGGLKLAWDTVDTIRSFDPAWAPPSGGHRAALAFAVDSPSEVDSLYAELVDAGHEGHLEPWDAFWGMRYATLHDPDGSQVDLFAELPK from the coding sequence ATGACTCCTCGCATCGCCGTCATCGAACTCGTCGTCGCCGACATGGCCGCCTCGCTCGCCTTCTACCGGCGCCTCGGCCTCGACATCCCGGCCGAAGCCGACACCGAGCCCCATGTGGAGGCGCAGCTGCCGGGCGGGCTGAAGCTCGCCTGGGACACCGTCGACACGATCCGCTCGTTCGACCCCGCCTGGGCCCCGCCTTCCGGCGGACACCGCGCGGCGCTCGCGTTCGCCGTCGACAGCCCCTCGGAGGTCGACTCGCTGTACGCGGAGCTGGTGGACGCCGGGCACGAAGGGCACCTGGAGCCCTGGGACGCCTTCTGGGGCATGCGGTACGCGACGCTGCACGACCCCGACGGCAGCCAGGTGGACCTGTTCGCGGAGCTGCCGAAGTAA
- a CDS encoding YihY/virulence factor BrkB family protein, with the protein MSAAEETPERPRGRLHRARALYRNVSKRRTVWLLLKDTVNSCIEYRILGLAAEAAFFVLLSLPPLLLSMVGALGYLDEIIGTDTVESIRRNILSAAATVMSDHGMAQVVRPLVDHVFSGGRPDLISIGFIIALWSGSRAVNVFVETITVMYGLDGKRGIVSTRLLAFLLYVVALLIGAVVMPLLVVGPDVVVNLLPWSEAVIRVLYWPVVLVLSIALLTTLYHVSVPVRSPWLEDLPGALIALPIWILCSLVLRVYLSRAVEGPSIYGSLAAPIAILLWIFVSAFAVLVGAAANAAVDRVWPSVATAAAREENNRAREHAAAAVLAAAAARRAAEASASEDGADDEVGPDEPPAEFPERWAGFLPHEDLRSRLRGRRAAKPK; encoded by the coding sequence GTGAGCGCAGCCGAAGAAACACCTGAGCGGCCACGGGGCCGTCTCCACCGGGCCCGGGCCCTGTACCGGAACGTGTCCAAGCGCAGGACGGTCTGGCTGCTGCTCAAGGACACCGTCAACTCCTGCATCGAGTACCGGATCCTGGGGCTGGCCGCCGAGGCGGCCTTCTTCGTGCTGCTGTCGCTGCCGCCGCTGCTGCTCAGCATGGTCGGCGCGCTCGGCTATCTCGACGAGATCATCGGCACCGACACGGTCGAGAGCATCCGGCGCAACATCCTGTCCGCCGCCGCCACCGTGATGTCCGACCACGGCATGGCCCAGGTGGTCCGGCCGCTGGTCGACCATGTCTTCAGCGGCGGCCGCCCCGACCTGATCTCGATCGGCTTCATCATCGCCCTGTGGTCGGGGTCGCGGGCGGTCAACGTCTTCGTCGAGACCATCACCGTCATGTACGGGCTCGACGGCAAGCGCGGCATCGTCAGCACCCGGCTGCTGGCCTTCCTGCTGTACGTCGTCGCGCTGCTCATCGGCGCGGTGGTGATGCCGCTGCTGGTGGTCGGGCCGGATGTGGTGGTCAACCTGCTGCCGTGGAGCGAGGCGGTGATCCGGGTCCTCTACTGGCCGGTCGTCCTCGTGCTGTCGATCGCCCTGCTGACGACGCTCTACCACGTGTCGGTCCCGGTCCGCTCGCCCTGGCTGGAGGATCTGCCGGGCGCGCTGATCGCGCTGCCGATCTGGATCCTGTGCAGCCTCGTCCTTCGGGTGTATCTCTCGCGGGCGGTCGAGGGGCCCTCGATCTACGGATCCCTGGCCGCCCCCATCGCCATTCTGCTGTGGATCTTCGTCTCCGCCTTCGCCGTCCTCGTCGGCGCCGCCGCCAACGCCGCCGTCGACCGGGTCTGGCCCTCCGTCGCCACCGCCGCGGCCCGCGAGGAGAACAACCGCGCCCGCGAGCACGCCGCCGCCGCCGTCCTCGCGGCGGCCGCCGCCCGCCGCGCCGCCGAGGCCTCCGCCTCCGAGGACGGCGCCGACGACGAGGTCGGCCCCGACGAACCCCCCGCCGAATTCCCCGAGCGCTGGGCCGGATTCCTCCCCCACGAGGACCTGCGCTCCCGCCTGCGGGGGCGGCGCGCCGCCAAGCCGAAGTAG
- a CDS encoding acyl-CoA dehydrogenase family protein, with translation MSTRTHTVINQAPPLVGYDVYAADAALTEGVARHTAPDVLAEVQEELGELGRAAGSAQAQRWGEEANAHSPVLRTHDRYGNRIDEVDFHPAYHRLLGHAVSAGLTDAWSRPSGHLRRAAGFVVWTQAEQGHGCPVSMTHAAVPALRTDPVLAAEWEPRLTSRAYAAELLPPGAKPGALFGMGMTEKQGGSDVRANTTRAEPLAEEGTYLLTGHKWFCSAPMSDGFLVLAQAPGGLTCFLLPRVLPDGTRNVFRIQRLKDKLGNRSNASSEVEFDGTWARRVGEEGRGVATIIEMVAVTRLDCALGSAAIMRQAVAQAVHHAAHRSAFGGPLIDKPLMRNVLADLAVESEAATTTVLRLAAAYDASGSEQERHFRRLAVAVSKYWITKRCPPLTAEALECLGGNGYVEESGLPRLFRESPLNSVWEGSGNVQALDVLRVLQREPLALGAFLTEIGLARGADHRLDGAIKSLLTELADLDGIEARARRVVERMALVLQGSLLVRFAPSPVADAFCASRLGGDWGASFGTLPHTLDLGAIVDRANPASAADLGD, from the coding sequence ATGAGCACCCGCACCCACACCGTGATCAACCAGGCTCCGCCCCTGGTCGGGTATGACGTCTACGCCGCCGACGCGGCCCTCACCGAGGGGGTCGCCCGGCACACGGCACCCGACGTGCTCGCCGAGGTCCAGGAGGAGCTGGGCGAGCTGGGCCGCGCGGCCGGTTCCGCCCAGGCCCAGCGCTGGGGCGAGGAGGCGAACGCGCACTCCCCGGTGCTGCGCACCCACGACCGCTACGGCAACCGCATCGACGAGGTCGACTTCCACCCCGCCTATCACCGCCTCCTCGGCCACGCCGTCTCGGCCGGCCTCACCGACGCCTGGTCCCGCCCGTCCGGGCATCTGCGCCGCGCCGCCGGCTTCGTGGTGTGGACCCAGGCCGAACAGGGCCACGGCTGCCCGGTGTCGATGACCCACGCCGCCGTACCGGCCCTGCGGACCGACCCCGTGCTGGCCGCCGAGTGGGAACCCCGGCTCACCTCACGGGCGTACGCCGCCGAGCTGCTGCCGCCGGGCGCCAAGCCCGGGGCGCTGTTCGGGATGGGCATGACCGAGAAGCAGGGCGGCTCCGACGTCCGCGCCAACACCACCCGCGCCGAGCCCCTGGCCGAGGAGGGGACGTATCTGCTCACCGGCCACAAGTGGTTCTGCTCGGCCCCGATGTCCGACGGCTTCCTCGTCCTGGCCCAAGCCCCCGGCGGGCTGACCTGCTTCCTGCTCCCCCGGGTCCTGCCCGACGGCACCCGCAACGTCTTCCGCATCCAGCGCCTCAAGGACAAGCTCGGCAACCGCTCCAACGCATCCTCCGAGGTCGAGTTCGACGGCACCTGGGCCCGCCGGGTCGGCGAGGAGGGGCGCGGGGTCGCCACCATCATCGAGATGGTGGCCGTCACCCGCCTGGACTGCGCCCTCGGTTCGGCCGCCATCATGCGCCAGGCCGTCGCCCAGGCCGTCCACCACGCCGCCCACCGCTCGGCGTTCGGCGGGCCGCTGATCGACAAGCCGCTGATGCGCAACGTACTGGCCGACCTGGCCGTGGAGTCCGAGGCCGCGACGACCACCGTGCTGCGCCTGGCCGCCGCGTACGACGCCTCCGGCTCGGAGCAGGAGCGGCACTTCCGGCGGCTGGCCGTGGCCGTCTCCAAGTACTGGATCACCAAGCGCTGCCCCCCGCTCACCGCCGAGGCCCTGGAATGCCTCGGCGGCAACGGCTATGTCGAGGAGTCCGGTCTCCCCCGGCTCTTCCGTGAGTCCCCCCTCAACTCCGTCTGGGAGGGCTCCGGCAACGTCCAGGCTCTCGACGTCCTGCGCGTCCTGCAGCGCGAACCCCTCGCCCTGGGCGCCTTCCTCACCGAGATCGGCCTCGCCCGCGGCGCCGACCACCGGCTCGACGGCGCCATCAAGTCCCTCCTCACCGAACTCGCCGACCTCGACGGCATCGAGGCCCGCGCCCGCCGCGTCGTCGAGCGCATGGCCCTCGTCCTCCAGGGCTCCCTCCTCGTACGGTTCGCCCCCTCCCCGGTCGCCGACGCGTTCTGCGCTTCGCGCTTGGGCGGTGACTGGGGTGCGTCCTTCGGCACGCTCCCGCACACGCTGGACCTCGGCGCGATTGTGGACCGCGCCAACCCGGCGTCTGCGGCCGACCTGGGCGATTGA
- a CDS encoding GAF domain-containing protein: MSQPENDAQLLANFRQAALHGAVPEQSPRPVISDSWSRVIGHGVNPDTGSHSGLLSVDELEHRRQSSPLGDVMPALRDGLVSVADVAWHIMVVSDAEGRVLWRDGSMAVRRSADRLGFAEGASWAEDVVGTNAIGTALVTRRPVQVHSSEHYVRAHHRWTCAAAPLHDPRDGRLLGTVDISGPAATVHPVTLSLVTAVTRVAEGELRSRHWAAIEGLRSLAAPLLARIPGRALVVDPNGWTAAVTGMPPLDRVALPSAPAAGTVWLPSLGLCTLEPLPGGWLVRIGATGQQDAPAGHVVLDVSRPHAWSVTVSGEAGSWEHELSPRHAELLFVLAVHRGGRSAADLARDLFGDASRTVTVRAELSRLRRNLAGILAHRPYRFADSVTVELLRPDRPADLLPHSSAPAVRRERGKNG; this comes from the coding sequence ATGAGCCAGCCAGAGAACGACGCGCAACTGCTGGCCAATTTCCGGCAGGCCGCGCTGCACGGGGCGGTGCCGGAGCAGTCGCCGCGCCCGGTGATCAGCGACTCCTGGAGCCGGGTCATCGGCCACGGCGTGAATCCGGACACCGGCAGCCACTCCGGGCTGCTGTCGGTGGACGAGCTGGAGCACCGGCGGCAGTCCTCGCCGCTGGGGGATGTCATGCCGGCGCTTCGCGACGGGCTGGTGTCGGTGGCGGACGTGGCCTGGCACATCATGGTCGTCTCGGACGCCGAGGGCCGGGTGCTGTGGCGCGACGGCAGCATGGCGGTGCGGCGCAGCGCGGACCGGCTGGGCTTCGCGGAGGGCGCGTCCTGGGCGGAGGACGTCGTCGGCACGAACGCCATCGGCACCGCGCTGGTGACCCGGCGTCCGGTGCAGGTGCACTCATCAGAGCACTATGTACGCGCCCACCACCGGTGGACCTGCGCCGCGGCCCCACTGCACGACCCGCGCGACGGGCGGCTGCTCGGGACGGTCGACATCAGCGGGCCGGCGGCCACCGTGCACCCGGTGACGCTGTCCCTGGTCACCGCCGTGACCCGGGTCGCCGAGGGCGAGCTGCGGTCGCGGCACTGGGCGGCGATCGAGGGGCTGCGGTCGCTGGCGGCGCCGCTGCTGGCCCGCATTCCCGGGCGAGCGCTCGTGGTCGACCCCAATGGCTGGACGGCCGCCGTCACCGGCATGCCGCCGCTGGACCGCGTGGCCCTGCCCTCGGCTCCGGCGGCCGGGACGGTGTGGCTGCCCTCGCTCGGGCTGTGCACGCTGGAGCCGCTGCCCGGCGGCTGGCTGGTACGGATCGGCGCGACGGGTCAGCAGGACGCACCGGCGGGCCATGTGGTGCTGGACGTGAGCCGGCCGCACGCCTGGTCGGTCACCGTGTCGGGCGAGGCCGGCAGCTGGGAGCACGAACTCAGCCCGCGCCACGCCGAGTTGCTCTTCGTTCTCGCGGTCCATCGCGGCGGGCGCAGCGCGGCCGATCTGGCCCGCGACCTGTTCGGCGACGCCAGCCGCACGGTCACCGTCCGCGCCGAGCTCTCGCGCCTGCGGCGCAACCTCGCGGGCATCCTCGCCCACCGGCCGTACCGCTTCGCCGACTCCGTCACCGTCGAGCTGCTCCGCCCGGACCGCCCGGCCGACCTGCTGCCGCACTCCAGCGCGCCGGCCGTCCGCCGCGAGCGCGGCAAAAACGGCTAG
- a CDS encoding carbohydrate kinase family protein, which translates to MGANPSGPVVVLGECVADAFATARPPGVTGLDLGVMPGGGPANTAVALGRLGTRTRFLGRLSTDVFGRLFREHLAASGVDLTGCPAAEEPSTLAIADLDDEGRAHYTFHAEGTADWQWTDEELAAGLPADGFACLHTGSLALVREPGGDRVERLLTGARQTATVSIDPNVRPLLVAPDRYRERLPGWCAAADILRLSDDDLAHLHPGASPEKAADSWHGLGVRLVVVTLGPEGVFASLDGERLRVPAAPGVTVVDTVGAGDSFMAGLLHSLHARGELGGRLDTMDAEATHEALAFGVRVSAATCAVRGADPPWADQL; encoded by the coding sequence ATGGGCGCTAATCCTTCAGGGCCGGTCGTCGTACTGGGCGAGTGCGTGGCCGACGCCTTCGCCACGGCCCGCCCGCCGGGCGTGACCGGGCTGGACCTGGGTGTGATGCCGGGCGGCGGCCCTGCGAACACGGCGGTGGCGCTCGGGCGCCTCGGCACGAGGACCCGCTTCCTGGGCCGGCTGTCCACCGACGTGTTCGGCCGGCTGTTCCGGGAGCACCTGGCCGCGTCGGGCGTGGATCTGACGGGCTGCCCGGCCGCCGAGGAGCCGAGCACCCTCGCGATCGCCGATCTGGACGACGAGGGCCGGGCGCACTACACCTTTCACGCCGAGGGGACCGCCGACTGGCAGTGGACGGACGAGGAACTCGCCGCGGGGCTTCCCGCGGACGGGTTCGCCTGTCTGCACACCGGGTCTCTGGCGCTCGTACGGGAGCCGGGCGGCGACCGCGTCGAGCGGCTGCTGACCGGGGCCCGGCAGACGGCGACCGTGAGCATCGACCCGAACGTGCGACCGCTGCTGGTCGCCCCGGACCGCTATCGCGAGCGGCTGCCGGGCTGGTGCGCGGCGGCCGACATCCTGCGGCTGAGCGACGACGACCTGGCCCATCTCCACCCCGGCGCCTCCCCGGAGAAGGCCGCCGACTCCTGGCACGGGCTCGGCGTACGGCTGGTGGTCGTCACCCTGGGCCCCGAGGGCGTCTTCGCCTCCCTGGACGGCGAACGCCTGCGCGTACCGGCGGCCCCCGGCGTGACCGTCGTGGACACGGTCGGCGCGGGCGACTCCTTCATGGCCGGACTGCTGCACAGCCTCCACGCCCGCGGCGAACTCGGCGGCCGGCTGGACACCATGGACGCAGAGGCGACGCACGAGGCGCTGGCGTTCGGCGTACGGGTCTCGGCCGCGACCTGCGCCGTACGGGGCGCGGACCCGCCCTGGGCGGATCAGCTCTAG
- a CDS encoding GNAT family N-acetyltransferase: MSDTVTVTTWSLEQTSPNDLVPSANPPGPDVWIERAEVPSPEFSRFLYASVGADCAWTDRLAWTREQWVTYLSRPGAVETWVAYDRGTPAGYIELEAQGEGQVEIVYFGLLPAFRGRRIGGHLLMHGIWRAWELPGTKRVWVHTCSLDGPHALANYEKRGFRVFDVRTEDEKVTRTTPSHHMG, translated from the coding sequence ATGAGTGACACCGTGACCGTGACCACCTGGTCCCTGGAGCAGACCTCGCCGAACGATCTCGTGCCCTCGGCGAACCCGCCGGGTCCGGACGTCTGGATTGAGCGGGCGGAGGTACCGTCGCCGGAGTTCAGCAGGTTCCTCTACGCCTCCGTGGGCGCGGACTGCGCGTGGACGGACCGGCTGGCGTGGACGCGCGAGCAGTGGGTGACGTACCTCTCACGGCCGGGGGCCGTGGAGACCTGGGTCGCGTACGACCGAGGGACGCCGGCTGGGTACATCGAGCTGGAGGCGCAGGGCGAGGGGCAGGTCGAGATCGTGTATTTCGGGCTGCTGCCGGCGTTCCGGGGGCGGCGGATCGGGGGGCATCTGCTGATGCACGGGATCTGGCGGGCGTGGGAGCTGCCGGGGACGAAGCGCGTGTGGGTGCATACGTGCAGCCTGGACGGGCCGCACGCGCTGGCGAACTACGAGAAGCGCGGTTTCCGGGTCTTCGACGTGAGGACCGAGGACGAGAAGGTGACGAGAACCACACCGTCCCACCATATGGGATAG
- a CDS encoding putative leader peptide, whose translation MSRTGIALVGRLHVDLGRMSSSICPAI comes from the coding sequence ATGTCTCGCACTGGAATCGCCTTGGTAGGTCGACTGCACGTCGACCTCGGTCGCATGTCCAGTTCCATCTGTCCGGCGATCTGA